Within Rothia sp. ZJ932, the genomic segment ATAACGACGGCAACGCCCAAGCTAATTTCGGTGACGGAACCCCCATGGCAATAGCTATGGGCGCCGACGGTCTCATGGCAGGCGGCCCGGTCTGGGGCAAGAAAGCCGTCATCAAGTTCATGGACGACCTACTTGCCGAGTTCGACGCCTAACCCCCTCCTCCGAAGAAAGTAAGTGCATCATGGTTGAAAAATCTCTGTGGCAAGAAAAAATTGAGCAGAACCCCTCTCATTCGCAGTGGTATATTCAGCGTTTTGAGACAATGCGAGCTCAGGGGCAGGATATTTGGGGTGAGGCCCGCGTGATTGATGCGATGGTTTCTCGCGGTGCGCGTATTCTTGACGCTGGTTCTGGCGCTGGTCGGTTGGCTGATTATTTGCAACGGGCAGGTCATACGGTGGTCGGTGTTGATGTTGATGCGGCTTTGATCGAGGCTTCTCGGCAGCTCAATGGTGAGGTTGATTTCTATCAGGGCGATTTGGCCCTGTTGCCGGAGGTGCTTGATACTGATGCTTCCTTCGATGCGATTGTGTGCGCCGGTAATGTGGTGACCTTTTTGGCGCCGTCTACCCGGCGGTTGGTGTTGGAGAATTTCGCGGCGGCACTGGCTGAGGGCGGACGCGCCGTTATCGGTTTTGGTGCTGGCCGTAGCTACAGCTTTGACGAGTTTTTCGCCGATGCTGAGGCAGCTGGTTTGACAGTTCAGCAGAAGTTCTCTAC encodes:
- a CDS encoding bifunctional 2-polyprenyl-6-hydroxyphenol methylase/3-demethylubiquinol 3-O-methyltransferase UbiG, giving the protein MVEKSLWQEKIEQNPSHSQWYIQRFETMRAQGQDIWGEARVIDAMVSRGARILDAGSGAGRLADYLQRAGHTVVGVDVDAALIEASRQLNGEVDFYQGDLALLPEVLDTDASFDAIVCAGNVVTFLAPSTRRLVLENFAAALAEGGRAVIGFGAGRSYSFDEFFADAEAAGLTVQQKFSTWELHPLSESSTFLVAVLGR